Proteins found in one Paenibacillus sp. FSL R10-2782 genomic segment:
- a CDS encoding 4-vinyl reductase, whose translation MVCDLEGAIMEGALSKIKAKRVNVREIKCNVNGDDYCEYEIRF comes from the coding sequence ATGGTGTGTGATTTGGAAGGAGCAATCATGGAAGGGGCATTGAGCAAAATCAAAGCTAAGAGAGTTAATGTCAGAGAAATAAAATGTAATGTAAACGGAGACGACTATTGTGAGTATGAAATCCGTTTTTAG
- a CDS encoding Gfo/Idh/MocA family oxidoreductase: protein MSKKIKWGIVGTGWIADQFAADLAHVTNGEGYAVGSRTIESATEFAAKHQIARAYGSYEELAQDPEVDAIYIGTPHPFHKENVLTALRAGKAVLCEKPFTVNSGELEELIGLAREHKLFLMEAMWTRFLPPIRQVREWIDAGRIGEVKLVKAEFGFRVDWNPEGRLLNPDLGGGALLDTGIYPVSFASMVFGPEPKHVWSTAHIGETGVDETFSILLDYGNGRTAMLNGAVRLGLTNEAYIHGTKGYIHIPSFLNSTSATLHVDGEEAQTIQDERASTGYAFEAEEVGRCLNEGLLESSTISLDESLGIMKLMDQIRAQWGLRYPFE from the coding sequence ATGAGCAAGAAGATCAAATGGGGAATTGTCGGCACAGGATGGATTGCAGATCAATTCGCCGCGGATTTGGCACATGTTACGAACGGAGAAGGATACGCTGTAGGCTCACGCACTATTGAAAGCGCTACCGAATTTGCAGCCAAGCATCAAATTGCACGCGCTTATGGAAGCTACGAGGAACTGGCTCAAGATCCCGAGGTAGATGCTATATACATAGGCACTCCTCATCCTTTTCATAAAGAAAATGTTCTGACGGCTCTTCGGGCTGGAAAAGCCGTCCTGTGTGAGAAACCTTTCACCGTGAATAGTGGGGAACTGGAGGAATTGATCGGCTTAGCACGTGAACATAAGCTGTTCCTGATGGAAGCGATGTGGACACGCTTTTTGCCTCCGATTCGCCAAGTGCGGGAGTGGATAGATGCAGGACGGATTGGTGAGGTCAAGCTGGTTAAGGCAGAATTTGGTTTTCGTGTAGATTGGAATCCCGAGGGGCGGCTACTGAATCCTGATCTAGGCGGAGGTGCTTTGTTGGATACGGGGATTTATCCGGTTTCTTTTGCCTCGATGGTGTTCGGTCCTGAACCCAAGCATGTATGGAGTACCGCTCATATCGGGGAAACGGGTGTCGACGAGACGTTCTCCATCCTGCTGGATTACGGAAACGGGCGCACGGCTATGCTTAACGGGGCAGTTCGTCTCGGACTGACGAATGAGGCATATATTCATGGCACAAAGGGATATATCCACATCCCATCTTTCCTGAATAGCACATCGGCTACTTTACATGTGGACGGCGAAGAGGCACAAACCATTCAGGATGAACGAGCTTCTACAGGGTACGCTTTTGAAGCAGAAGAAGTGGGACGCTGCCTGAATGAAGGCTTGCTCGAAAGTTCCACGATATCTTTGGATGAATCACTGGGTATTATGAAGCTGATGGATCAGATTCGCGCACAGTGGGGGCTTCGGTATCCTTTTGAGTAA
- a CDS encoding iron-sulfur cluster biosynthesis family protein — MEIQLQLDPLSVERLARALSAESGVFKLFYDTEDCGCNGVIVILVVTAPDATDIVIQSEPYCFFVDRQQEQQFDSRMRLEADPNYPSFKLSSDAGLFSSNIRIKDVRVKSSRT, encoded by the coding sequence ATGGAAATACAATTACAGTTGGATCCCTTGTCAGTTGAACGATTAGCAAGGGCGCTTTCAGCAGAATCGGGAGTATTTAAGTTGTTTTATGACACAGAGGACTGTGGATGTAACGGCGTAATTGTCATCTTGGTGGTCACTGCGCCCGATGCTACCGATATAGTCATTCAGTCCGAGCCCTATTGTTTTTTTGTAGACCGGCAGCAGGAGCAGCAATTCGACAGCAGAATGAGGCTTGAGGCAGACCCTAATTATCCGTCGTTTAAATTGAGTAGCGATGCGGGCCTATTCAGCAGCAACATTAGAATTAAAGATGTGCGTGTAAAATCGTCAAGAACGTAA
- a CDS encoding cupin domain-containing protein encodes MEKNNLAQFQEYQENKFTKRILHKEAENVIFILNFSPGTELPSHNHPGANVYILVLDGHGTVTSNGTETSVVKGDIIHITGDESFSYRNDTDIESSLYVVLTKTPGEHYAQNI; translated from the coding sequence GTGGAAAAGAATAATCTTGCCCAATTTCAAGAATATCAGGAGAACAAATTTACTAAACGCATTCTTCATAAAGAAGCGGAAAATGTTATTTTTATTCTGAATTTTAGCCCGGGAACCGAGTTGCCGTCCCATAACCATCCGGGCGCTAACGTTTATATTCTGGTTCTTGATGGACACGGGACAGTAACCAGCAACGGGACGGAAACCTCGGTCGTTAAAGGGGATATCATTCATATCACCGGAGATGAGAGTTTCTCTTATCGCAACGACACAGATATCGAATCCAGCCTTTATGTCGTTTTAACGAAAACGCCCGGCGAGCACTACGCCCAAAATATATAA